One genomic region from Vibrio cyclitrophicus encodes:
- a CDS encoding carbohydrate ABC transporter permease — protein MEHVLTESTPKPTRSQPAPKPSFADRLQHWLPKIVLAPTALVTVVCIYGYIFWTAALSFTNSRFLPSFNFVGLTQYEKLMDNDRWITSITNLGVFGFLFMAIAILLGVGLAVLLDQNIRQEGAIRTIYLYPMALSFIVTGTAWKWILNPGLGIEKLMQDWGFTDFKFDWLVNSEMSVYTLVIAALWQSSGFVMAMFLAGLRGIDSSIIKAAQIDGASLPTIYLKIILPCLRPVVFSAVIITSHIAIKSFDLVTAMTAGGPGYSSDLPALFMYAHSFTRGQIGLGAASAMMMLAGILAILVPYLYSELREKKS, from the coding sequence ATGGAGCATGTTTTGACTGAGTCGACTCCAAAACCCACAAGGAGCCAGCCGGCACCGAAACCGAGTTTTGCTGACAGGTTGCAACATTGGTTACCTAAAATTGTGCTGGCGCCAACTGCGTTAGTGACCGTGGTGTGTATCTACGGTTATATATTTTGGACGGCAGCTTTGTCGTTCACCAACTCTCGATTTCTGCCGAGCTTTAACTTCGTTGGTTTAACCCAATATGAAAAGCTGATGGATAACGATCGCTGGATCACCTCAATCACCAACCTCGGTGTGTTTGGTTTTCTATTCATGGCGATTGCTATCTTGTTAGGTGTTGGTTTGGCTGTGTTGCTTGACCAAAATATCCGCCAAGAAGGCGCGATTCGTACTATCTATCTCTACCCAATGGCGTTGTCATTCATTGTGACGGGTACGGCGTGGAAATGGATTCTTAACCCGGGTCTTGGCATTGAAAAGCTGATGCAAGACTGGGGCTTTACTGACTTCAAATTCGATTGGCTCGTCAATTCTGAAATGTCCGTTTACACCTTGGTTATCGCAGCACTTTGGCAGTCTTCTGGATTCGTGATGGCGATGTTCTTAGCAGGTCTGCGTGGCATCGATTCTTCAATCATCAAAGCGGCTCAAATCGATGGGGCAAGCTTACCCACTATCTATCTCAAAATCATTTTACCTTGCTTGCGCCCTGTGGTTTTCAGTGCGGTGATCATCACCTCACACATTGCAATTAAGAGCTTTGACCTTGTGACGGCAATGACGGCGGGTGGCCCGGGTTATTCATCGGATCTTCCAGCGCTATTTATGTACGCCCACTCCTTTACTCGCGGACAAATTGGCCTTGGTGCTGCCAGTGCCATGATGATGCTTGCTGGTATCTTAGCGATTCTCGTGCCTTATCTTTACTCTGAACTTAGGGAGAAAAAGTCATGA
- a CDS encoding ABC transporter substrate-binding protein, giving the protein MKINKTLLTLSLLAASTFSQAGEVEVLHWWTAGGEAKSAAVLKEMIEEQGHTWKDFAVAGGGGESAMTVLKTRAVSGNPPSAAQIKGHDIQEWGGLGFLTSLDATAKQEQWDELLPEVVTKVMKWDGEYVAVPVNVHRVNWLWANPVVLEKSGVTVPTTLDEFFVAADKIKAAGFIPLAHGGQPWQDATVFEAVALDVLGSEDYNKAFVDLDMDVLSGDKMVEVFTKFKKMRDYIDSNSPGRDWNVATSMVINGEAAMQIMGDWAKGEFTAAGKVPGKDYICAPAPGTDGQFTFNIDSFAFFELSDKENQKAQQDLAKTILTKDFQEVFNLNKGSIPVRLDMDMSKFDQCALDSMATFKASAESGDLVPSMAHGLATTSYAQGAIYDVVTNFFNEKDADPKQAAAKLAKAVKAAI; this is encoded by the coding sequence ATGAAAATCAATAAAACCCTACTTACTCTATCTCTTCTTGCTGCCTCAACATTTTCTCAAGCTGGTGAAGTGGAAGTGCTTCACTGGTGGACTGCCGGTGGCGAAGCGAAATCCGCTGCGGTACTGAAAGAGATGATTGAAGAACAAGGCCATACTTGGAAAGACTTTGCAGTGGCTGGTGGCGGCGGTGAAAGTGCGATGACCGTTTTAAAAACGCGAGCAGTATCAGGCAACCCACCATCTGCAGCGCAGATCAAAGGTCATGATATTCAGGAGTGGGGTGGTTTAGGTTTTCTAACGTCTCTCGATGCAACAGCGAAACAAGAACAGTGGGATGAACTACTACCAGAAGTAGTGACTAAAGTGATGAAGTGGGATGGTGAATATGTCGCGGTTCCTGTTAACGTTCACCGTGTTAACTGGCTTTGGGCTAACCCTGTTGTTTTAGAAAAGTCAGGCGTTACGGTTCCAACTACGTTAGATGAGTTCTTTGTTGCTGCAGACAAGATTAAAGCGGCTGGCTTCATTCCACTGGCTCATGGTGGCCAGCCTTGGCAAGACGCGACGGTATTCGAAGCAGTAGCACTTGATGTATTAGGCAGTGAAGATTACAACAAAGCGTTCGTTGATCTTGATATGGATGTGTTATCTGGCGACAAGATGGTGGAAGTCTTCACCAAGTTCAAAAAGATGCGTGACTACATCGACAGCAACTCTCCCGGTCGTGATTGGAACGTAGCAACGTCAATGGTTATCAATGGCGAAGCCGCGATGCAAATCATGGGTGACTGGGCGAAAGGTGAATTTACTGCGGCAGGTAAAGTGCCGGGTAAAGATTACATCTGTGCACCAGCTCCAGGTACTGACGGCCAATTTACCTTCAATATCGATAGCTTTGCGTTCTTTGAGTTAAGTGACAAAGAGAACCAAAAAGCGCAGCAAGACCTAGCGAAAACCATTCTTACCAAAGATTTCCAAGAAGTCTTTAACCTTAACAAAGGTTCTATCCCTGTACGTCTAGATATGGATATGTCTAAGTTTGACCAATGTGCGTTGGACTCAATGGCAACCTTCAAAGCAAGTGCTGAATCGGGCGATCTTGTTCCGAGTATGGCTCACGGCCTAGCGACAACAAGCTACGCTCAAGGCGCTATCTATGACGTAGTGACCAATTTCTTCAATGAGAAAGATGCCGATCCGAAACAAGCGGCAGCTAAGTTAGCAAAAGCAGTGAAAGCGGCTATCTAA
- a CDS encoding ATP-binding protein has product MKWLSRLKPNSLVARTLLLTLLAVVIAQGIATSIWYSESKHKELEGIRSASSSMANMFASTVTFFQSLPVKYRHIVLDQIRNMGGTRFFVSFNKEALIVEPIPDTRLKTASIEAIESVLSSKLNKVESVRVDFSRPEHLRLLKNDIYLSDLPRSWAHHTLTLEPLNPPILVVQIELKSHEWVYIAALLPAPYVKLDDTILGREQVIFLVSSTLILLVLTYFMIRRQVRPLKKLARAANEMSMDIQQPPLNEEGATELVTATRAFNRMQQRIRRYVADREHLFSAISHDLKTPITRLRLRAELLESEVKKDKFNKDLDELEMMVKGALQAVRDTDLHENNAIIDLNEMMLSVIELHNQHQTLVEFEPSVVEPLVAKPLAIKRVLTNLIDNAVKYGKSAEVDIGSDSVWVVVTIQDHGKGIPEDKLELVFEPYFRLATDDQGHGLGLGICRNILHGHGGDLIIRNSSHGGLEAKVYIPRGLEV; this is encoded by the coding sequence ATGAAGTGGTTGAGTAGATTAAAACCAAACTCCTTGGTCGCAAGAACATTGTTGCTGACCTTGTTAGCCGTTGTGATTGCTCAAGGTATCGCTACATCTATTTGGTATAGCGAATCCAAACACAAAGAACTGGAGGGGATTCGTTCTGCCTCGTCGAGCATGGCAAACATGTTTGCCTCAACGGTGACTTTCTTCCAATCTTTGCCCGTCAAGTATCGTCATATCGTATTAGATCAGATCCGCAATATGGGCGGTACGCGCTTCTTCGTTTCTTTCAATAAAGAGGCTTTGATTGTTGAGCCTATCCCTGACACCCGCTTAAAAACCGCATCGATAGAAGCGATAGAAAGTGTTTTAAGTAGCAAGCTCAATAAAGTCGAATCGGTAAGGGTCGACTTTTCGCGACCTGAGCATCTTCGTTTGCTTAAAAATGATATCTATTTAAGCGACCTCCCGCGATCGTGGGCACATCATACTCTAACGTTAGAACCTCTCAATCCTCCTATTCTGGTTGTCCAAATAGAATTAAAGAGCCATGAATGGGTCTATATTGCGGCGTTGTTGCCTGCGCCTTATGTAAAGCTCGACGATACAATTCTCGGTCGGGAACAGGTGATTTTCTTAGTATCTTCAACGCTCATTCTGCTTGTACTTACCTATTTTATGATTCGTCGCCAAGTGCGTCCTCTCAAAAAGTTAGCAAGAGCGGCTAATGAAATGAGTATGGATATTCAGCAGCCTCCGCTTAACGAAGAAGGGGCAACAGAACTGGTCACCGCGACCCGAGCTTTTAATCGCATGCAGCAACGGATTCGTCGCTATGTTGCCGACCGTGAACATCTTTTCTCTGCTATTTCTCATGACTTAAAGACACCTATCACCCGACTCAGGTTACGGGCAGAATTGTTGGAAAGTGAAGTAAAGAAAGACAAATTCAATAAAGATCTTGATGAGCTTGAGATGATGGTTAAAGGTGCTCTTCAGGCTGTGAGAGACACAGACCTTCATGAAAACAATGCCATTATCGATCTCAACGAGATGATGCTCTCTGTAATTGAACTGCACAACCAACATCAAACCTTAGTTGAGTTTGAGCCGTCCGTGGTTGAACCGTTAGTCGCCAAACCATTAGCCATAAAACGTGTGCTGACCAACCTCATAGATAATGCGGTGAAATATGGGAAATCAGCTGAGGTAGATATCGGTAGTGATTCTGTATGGGTGGTTGTGACGATTCAAGATCACGGTAAGGGTATCCCTGAAGACAAGTTAGAGTTGGTTTTCGAACCCTACTTTAGGCTCGCAACCGATGACCAAGGACACGGACTTGGCCTCGGGATCTGTCGAAACATTCTGCATGGACACGGCGGAGATCTCATTATTCGCAACTCCTCTCATGGTGGCCTAGAAGCCAAAGTCTATATACCAAGAGGCTTAGAAGTATAA
- a CDS encoding response regulator translates to MPTNTRILVVDDDQEIRELLEEYLTKSGFDVSSVGDGVELEAHLQKQGYPDLILLDVMLPGDDGFTLCQRVRKRSNVPIIMLTAVSDETDQIIGLEIGADDYIAKPFSPRQLMARIKALLRRVQVVDDKPSDALPKQIIFGDWTLDTLAHRISHNENSEEMDLSGSDFSLLMLFLTRPNEVLDRDTISFATRGREALPFERGIDVQLSRLRSRLGDSGKYPHYIKTMRGNGYILAVPVQYEH, encoded by the coding sequence ATGCCAACAAATACTCGAATTCTCGTGGTGGATGATGATCAAGAAATCCGCGAACTGCTGGAAGAGTACCTCACAAAATCTGGTTTCGATGTTTCTTCTGTGGGAGATGGTGTTGAACTAGAAGCTCACTTGCAAAAGCAAGGTTATCCAGATCTGATTCTGCTTGATGTGATGCTACCCGGTGATGATGGTTTTACCTTGTGCCAACGAGTCCGCAAACGATCCAATGTGCCAATCATCATGCTAACGGCGGTATCGGATGAAACCGACCAGATTATCGGTTTAGAAATTGGTGCCGATGACTACATCGCCAAACCGTTTAGCCCTCGTCAGTTAATGGCTCGTATTAAAGCGTTATTACGACGTGTTCAAGTGGTGGATGACAAGCCAAGCGATGCACTACCAAAGCAGATCATTTTTGGTGACTGGACTCTCGATACGCTCGCGCATCGAATCTCTCACAATGAAAACTCAGAAGAGATGGACTTGTCGGGCAGCGACTTTTCATTGTTAATGTTGTTTTTAACTCGTCCAAACGAAGTTCTAGATCGTGACACCATATCTTTTGCTACTAGAGGTCGTGAAGCGCTGCCTTTTGAACGTGGCATTGATGTACAGCTTAGTCGCCTGAGAAGTCGATTGGGCGATAGCGGAAAATATCCTCACTACATCAAAACCATGCGCGGTAACGGCTATATTCTCGCTGTGCCTGTTCAGTATGAACACTAA